From Antricoccus suffuscus:
CGGCGTGGAAATGGCGGACGGGCGGACGATCGACCTGGACGCGATCTTCACCCACCCGCACTCGGTGGCACTTGACGAACCGCTTCGCCAGCTCGGTGCCGACCGGACCGAAACCCCGTTAGGGTCATTCGTGAACGTCGATCCCACGGGACGCACCAGCGTCGCAGGCGTCTGGGCCGTCGGCAATACGGTGAACGCCGCGGCCAACGTCCCGGCCTCCATCGGCGCGGGCTCCGCCGCCGGCGGCGCGCTTAACTACGACCTGGTGCTCGACGACGTGCAGCTGGCCCTCGGCGCCGCGAAAGAAGATGCGGCATGAGCAGCGAGCGGGTGGAGTTCTGGGAGAACTTTTATCAAGATGTCGACCGGGACTGGGGAACGCGGCCGAACGTCGTACTCGTCGATCTCCTCGACGAACTGCAGTTGCCGGCGGGCACGGCGATGGATCTCGGCAGTGGGCATGGCGGTGATGCCGTATGGCTGGCATCGAACGGCTGGCGCGTCAGTGCGGTCGATGTGTCGACGACGGCACTTGCGCGTGTCGCCGCCGCAGCCGAGCGAGCCGGAGTGAGCGATCGAGTGACGACGACGCAGAGCGATCTCGAGTCGGAGGTTCCCAGCGGCACGTTCGATTTGGTCTATGCGGCGTACTTCCACTCCCCCGTCGAGACCTCTCGTTTTGACGCGCTGCGACGCGCGGCCCAGAACGTCGCACCGGGCGGGATCCTTGCGCTCATCGACCACGGCTCGGGACCGTCGTGGTCGCAGCATGACCACGACCATTACCAGTTCCTGACGCCAGACGAGACGATTGCCGGCCTCGCGTTGGGCGATGGCTGGGACGTGGTGAAAGTTGGCGCCTCGGACCGGATCATGACCGGCCCAGAAGGCCAAACCGGCACCGTCATCGACAATGTGATCGTCGTACGCCGTTCCGCCGCGAGCGCGGACTAAAGGGGAAGATCGGGCTTGGACTACCAGGCCCGATCTTCCCACTAGTTGGTTCTGATTCGCCGCACTCTGCAGTCGCTAACCACCGAGTCGTTTCAGGATGAACACGGCCACCCGATCCGACAGGTCACCGATCGTCTCGACGTCCGGCGCACCGTCGCGATAAAGCCACGCGTAGCGCGCGAACGATTCGCGCTCTTCGTCCTCGAGGCGCTCGCGGGGCTCGCGGTCGTAGCCGGCGTACTCATCGAGCAGCCGGGCCGACCGGATTGCGCGTTCGGCCAGCCGCTCGGCCAGTTGCCGCGCGTGGTCGGGATGGGTCGCCTCCGCGGCGCTCGACCCGACTTCCGCGAACACCAGTTTCAACGCATGCGCGTCTCGCGCTCGACGTACTTGCGGCAGAGTGGTCACCCCTGGAATCACGATCCGCGCAAGAAGGTCCGCGTCACCTCGCGAAAGGCCCTGGCTTGCGGCGTACTTGTATAGGTTCTCTGACTCGCTAGTGCGTAGCGCCGTATGTCTCCCCTATTCGGCCGCCACCGTAAAGATTAGCGACCGCACGAACCGTTAGCGGCGAGCGCGACGCATCAGACGTTCGGGTAGTTGCCCGCCTCCAGATCAGCGAGAAGACTTGGGTGGGTCGGTTTCCAGCCGTAGGTCTCGCGCGTCCAAGCACTTGAGGCCGGCTGATCGATACTAAAGATCTCGCCGAGCGGTCCAAAGGTCTCGGCCGGCACTTCTTGCACCGGGACACCGAGCTGCGCGCCGATGGCTGTGGCGAGCGACAGCATGGTGTCGCCTTCGTCGCCGACCG
This genomic window contains:
- a CDS encoding class I SAM-dependent methyltransferase → MSSERVEFWENFYQDVDRDWGTRPNVVLVDLLDELQLPAGTAMDLGSGHGGDAVWLASNGWRVSAVDVSTTALARVAAAAERAGVSDRVTTTQSDLESEVPSGTFDLVYAAYFHSPVETSRFDALRRAAQNVAPGGILALIDHGSGPSWSQHDHDHYQFLTPDETIAGLALGDGWDVVKVGASDRIMTGPEGQTGTVIDNVIVVRRSAASAD